In Streptomyces sp. NBC_00483, a single window of DNA contains:
- a CDS encoding FAD/NAD(P)-binding protein produces MTGERLEICVVGAGPRGLSVLERLCANARDRRPAGPIVVHVVDPDRPGAGRVWRTDQSRHLLMNTVASRVTVFTDAGTPVEGPEEPGPSLYEWARFRTVMGPFDDTQDDMESGAEGWSDADWANADGAVSDGADGVALAEMRDLGPDSYPSRALYGRYLEWAFGRVVRRAPERLTVRVHRSRAVAVDDAAEPPYQEVLLDDGTLLDRLDAVVLSQGHVPARLSRAEEELALGAIDHGLVYVPPANPADLALDRLVAPGEPVLLRGLGLNFFDHMALFTEGRGGTYERTADGLVYRPSGREPLICAGSRRGVPHRAHGRNEKGAHGHHVPRLLTPERIERLRGGDRLDFRTDLWPLIAKEVETVYYETLLAGRVHRAEAGAFAARFATAPRGDEDRLLTEAGVRDAERWNWDLVHRPYSERDFSSHADFTHWLVGHLRADARAARLGNVSGPLKSALDVLRDLRDTIRLAVDHGGLDGRSHRDDLDRWYTPLSAFLSDGPSAHRVEQLTALIEAGVLRVAGPGTRVTATPEGFALESDVPGVRLTGRVLFEARLPAPDLRRTADPLLRHLLSAGHCRPFRVRSADGTSYETGGLDVTDRPHHVVDATGRPHPRRFAHGVPTESVHWATATGVGPGVDSVTLRDGDALARAVLDAAPGFAGAPA; encoded by the coding sequence ATGACAGGTGAGCGCCTTGAGATCTGCGTCGTCGGCGCGGGGCCGCGCGGCCTCTCCGTGCTGGAGCGGCTGTGCGCCAACGCGCGCGACCGCCGCCCCGCCGGACCGATCGTGGTCCATGTCGTCGACCCGGACCGGCCGGGCGCCGGGCGGGTGTGGCGCACGGACCAGTCCCGGCATCTGCTGATGAACACCGTGGCCTCGCGGGTCACCGTGTTCACCGACGCCGGCACGCCCGTCGAAGGACCCGAGGAGCCGGGGCCGAGCCTGTACGAATGGGCCCGCTTCCGCACGGTCATGGGCCCCTTCGACGACACGCAGGACGACATGGAAAGCGGGGCGGAGGGCTGGTCCGACGCGGACTGGGCGAACGCGGACGGGGCTGTCTCAGACGGTGCGGACGGTGTCGCCCTCGCCGAGATGCGTGATCTCGGCCCCGACAGCTACCCCTCGCGCGCCCTGTACGGCCGCTACCTGGAGTGGGCCTTCGGCCGCGTGGTGCGCCGGGCCCCCGAGCGGCTGACGGTGCGGGTGCACAGGTCGCGGGCCGTCGCCGTCGACGACGCGGCCGAACCGCCGTACCAGGAAGTCCTGTTGGACGACGGCACGCTGCTCGACCGGCTGGACGCGGTGGTGCTCAGCCAGGGCCACGTGCCCGCCCGGCTGTCCCGCGCCGAGGAGGAACTCGCCCTCGGCGCCATCGACCACGGCCTGGTCTACGTACCACCCGCCAACCCCGCCGACCTCGCCCTCGACCGGCTCGTCGCCCCCGGCGAACCGGTGCTGCTGCGCGGCCTCGGGCTCAACTTCTTCGACCACATGGCCCTGTTCACCGAGGGCCGCGGCGGCACCTACGAGCGCACCGCCGACGGTCTGGTCTACCGGCCCTCCGGACGGGAGCCGCTGATCTGCGCGGGCTCGCGGCGCGGGGTGCCCCACCGGGCGCACGGCAGGAACGAGAAGGGCGCGCACGGCCACCATGTGCCCCGGCTGCTGACGCCGGAGCGCATCGAGCGGCTGCGCGGCGGCGATCGGCTCGACTTCCGCACCGACCTGTGGCCGCTGATCGCCAAGGAGGTCGAGACCGTCTACTACGAGACGCTGCTGGCGGGCCGGGTGCACCGCGCCGAGGCCGGGGCCTTCGCGGCCCGTTTCGCCACGGCGCCGCGCGGCGACGAGGACCGGCTGCTGACGGAGGCGGGCGTCCGGGACGCAGAGCGCTGGAACTGGGACCTGGTCCACCGCCCTTACAGCGAACGGGACTTCAGCTCCCACGCGGACTTCACGCACTGGCTGGTCGGCCATCTGCGGGCCGACGCGCGCGCCGCGCGGCTCGGCAATGTCAGCGGCCCGCTGAAGTCGGCCCTCGACGTCCTGCGCGACCTGCGCGACACGATCCGGCTCGCGGTGGACCATGGTGGCCTCGACGGCCGCTCGCACCGCGACGACCTCGACCGGTGGTACACGCCGCTCAGCGCGTTCCTGTCCGACGGGCCCTCCGCACACCGGGTCGAGCAGCTGACGGCGCTGATCGAGGCGGGCGTGCTGCGGGTCGCGGGCCCGGGCACCCGGGTGACGGCGACCCCGGAGGGCTTCGCTCTGGAGTCCGACGTCCCCGGCGTCCGGCTCACGGGCCGCGTCCTGTTCGAGGCCCGGCTGCCCGCACCCGACCTGCGCCGCACCGCCGATCCGCTGCTGCGGCACCTGCTGTCGGCCGGCCACTGCCGCCCGTTCCGGGTGCGGTCCGCCGACGGCACCTCGTACGAGACCGGCGGCCTCGACGTCACCGACCGCCCGCACCACGTCGTCGACGCCACCGGCCGCCCGCACCCCCGCCGCTTCGCCCACGGCGTCCCCACCGAGTCCGTGCACTGGGCCACCGCGACGGGCGTCGGCCCCGGCGTGGACTCGGTGACGCTGCGCGACGGCGACGCGCTGGCCAGGGCCGTGCTCGATGCCGCGCCCGGCTTCGCGGGAGCGCCCGCATGA
- a CDS encoding fatty acid desaturase has protein sequence MTSTTATAEPLDPTPQEESPMTVVSDLTAPDHAAGSGTPAPGTGTPAPGPAAPTPDPVAPAPDPVRESMGRVPRVLQYPLTLLTGRPLAGQAPLSWWTPAFHLFAALVSMLAGVAVSVTGWALAGSWLFLLLPGWAMTLHGMRNLRMMVYHQCSHRNMFRRRKLDTAIGRATSSLLIVQHFARYSEEHVGDHHAAHHMTLRDPTVQAFLISLDLHPGMTRRQMWRRTLGKLLSPVFHATFAVARARSFWHGSSRAERLTAAVLYGGSAVACLLTGTWAALLVVWFVPLVPLFQLSNTLRLCVKHTFPHPEQTERRGKAYFGSLTNAIFIGEAAPAPGAAPLRATVAWLRWTARMLFVHLPSRYLVLTGDTVVHDFHHRRPAAREWADYLFARQADADRGSAGWPPYHHAWGLVPAINLVFDSLSAADPAEFDVRRIRDVSRRELFAAFDD, from the coding sequence ATGACCTCGACCACCGCGACGGCCGAACCGCTCGACCCGACGCCCCAGGAGGAGTCCCCGATGACCGTCGTGTCCGACCTCACCGCCCCTGACCACGCAGCCGGATCCGGCACACCCGCACCGGGAACCGGCACGCCGGCCCCCGGACCCGCGGCGCCCACCCCTGATCCCGTGGCGCCCGCCCCCGATCCCGTACGCGAGTCCATGGGGCGCGTGCCCCGCGTCCTCCAGTACCCGCTGACGCTCCTCACCGGCAGACCCCTGGCAGGACAGGCACCGCTGAGCTGGTGGACGCCCGCCTTCCATCTCTTCGCGGCGCTCGTCTCGATGCTCGCCGGGGTAGCCGTCTCGGTCACCGGCTGGGCGCTGGCGGGGAGTTGGCTGTTCCTGCTGCTGCCGGGCTGGGCGATGACGCTGCACGGCATGCGCAACCTGCGCATGATGGTCTACCACCAGTGTTCGCACCGGAACATGTTCCGCCGCAGAAAGCTGGACACGGCGATCGGCCGAGCGACGTCGAGCCTGCTGATCGTGCAGCACTTCGCCCGCTACAGCGAGGAACACGTCGGCGACCACCACGCGGCGCACCACATGACGCTGCGCGACCCCACCGTGCAGGCCTTCCTGATCAGCCTCGACCTGCACCCGGGCATGACCCGTCGGCAGATGTGGCGGCGCACCCTCGGCAAGCTGCTCTCGCCGGTCTTCCACGCCACGTTCGCCGTGGCCAGGGCCCGCTCCTTCTGGCACGGCTCCTCGCGCGCCGAGCGGCTCACGGCGGCCGTGCTGTACGGCGGTTCGGCCGTCGCCTGTCTGCTCACGGGCACGTGGGCGGCGCTGCTCGTCGTCTGGTTCGTGCCGCTCGTGCCGCTGTTCCAGCTCAGCAACACCCTGCGCCTGTGCGTCAAGCACACCTTTCCGCACCCGGAGCAGACCGAGCGGCGCGGCAAGGCGTACTTCGGCTCCCTCACCAACGCCATCTTCATCGGCGAGGCGGCCCCCGCCCCCGGAGCCGCGCCGCTGCGGGCCACCGTCGCCTGGCTGCGCTGGACCGCCCGCATGCTCTTCGTGCACCTGCCGAGCCGCTACCTGGTCCTGACCGGCGACACCGTCGTCCACGACTTCCACCACCGCCGCCCGGCGGCCCGCGAGTGGGCCGACTACCTCTTCGCCCGCCAGGCCGACGCCGACCGGGGCAGCGCCGGCTGGCCGCCCTACCACCACGCCTGGGGCCTGGTGCCGGCGATCAACCTGGTCTTCGACTCGCTGTCCGCGGCCGACCCCGCGGAGTTCGACGTACGACGGATACGGGACGTCAGCAGGCGGGAGCTGTTCGCCGCCTTCGACGACTGA
- a CDS encoding helix-turn-helix transcriptional regulator, with protein sequence MGRLVWDSLTDLRLQPGDGLVYERVLDGTPFDVPALAAELGITDSDVTESLARLLGLGLLHQEDPDCHRYAPVGPESAALLTLLPLETELRKQTELIAHARRDLESLAPVYHNSLAWRQRAKGVQVLTELQDVRNVLAERAANCQEEVLTAQPGGGRRTEVLEEAIERDEAMLGRGVRMRTLYQHSARFSLPTAAYVERITHKGGEVRTASAEFMRLIVFDRRVAVISHAGNNLGAVLIEEPSVVNFAVQAFEHVWFNADPFEVDTSRERMEVLSEDVDKALLRLLASGMDDAAIARRLGVSLRTCQRRVSRILDGLGARSRFQAGYLIHKHGLLAEPAK encoded by the coding sequence ATGGGCCGCTTGGTGTGGGACAGCCTGACCGATCTGAGACTTCAACCGGGTGACGGACTCGTATACGAGCGGGTGCTCGACGGCACCCCCTTCGACGTGCCGGCGCTGGCCGCGGAACTGGGCATCACCGACAGCGATGTGACCGAATCACTGGCGCGGCTGCTGGGCCTCGGCCTGCTGCACCAGGAGGATCCCGACTGCCACCGCTATGCGCCGGTCGGCCCGGAGTCCGCGGCGCTGCTGACCCTGCTGCCGCTGGAGACGGAGCTGCGCAAGCAGACCGAGCTGATCGCGCACGCCCGCCGCGACCTGGAGAGCCTGGCCCCCGTCTACCACAACAGCCTGGCCTGGCGGCAGCGCGCCAAGGGCGTGCAGGTGCTCACGGAACTCCAGGACGTGCGCAACGTGTTGGCCGAGCGCGCCGCCAACTGCCAGGAGGAGGTCCTCACCGCGCAGCCCGGCGGAGGCCGCCGCACCGAGGTCCTCGAGGAGGCGATCGAGCGGGACGAGGCGATGCTGGGCCGGGGCGTACGGATGCGCACGCTCTACCAGCACAGCGCCCGCTTCAGTCTGCCGACGGCCGCCTACGTCGAGCGGATCACCCACAAGGGCGGCGAAGTGCGCACCGCGTCGGCCGAGTTCATGCGGCTGATCGTGTTCGACCGCCGGGTCGCGGTGATCTCCCACGCGGGCAACAACCTGGGCGCGGTGCTCATCGAGGAACCCAGCGTCGTGAACTTCGCCGTGCAGGCCTTCGAGCATGTGTGGTTCAACGCCGATCCGTTCGAGGTCGACACCTCGCGCGAGCGCATGGAAGTGCTGTCGGAGGACGTCGACAAGGCGCTGCTGAGGCTGCTGGCCAGCGGCATGGACGATGCCGCCATCGCCCGCAGGCTGGGTGTCTCGTTACGCACCTGCCAGCGCCGGGTCTCCCGCATCCTCGACGGGCTCGGCGCCCGCAGCCGCTTCCAGGCCGGCTATCTCATCCACAAGCACGGGCTGCTGGCCGAACCCGCCAAGTGA
- a CDS encoding WXG100 family type VII secretion target encodes MAGGNIQISPDEMREASTWLQNQKELMQQSLHEANTKMDEMVEAAYATPGSESKFRPYWEEYKNGTEKAIEGLQGVSEFIKQVADAFVDTDDQTAGSIG; translated from the coding sequence ATGGCCGGCGGCAACATTCAGATCAGCCCGGACGAGATGCGCGAGGCGTCCACCTGGCTGCAGAACCAGAAGGAACTCATGCAGCAGAGCCTGCACGAGGCCAACACGAAGATGGACGAGATGGTCGAGGCGGCGTACGCGACGCCGGGCTCCGAGAGCAAGTTCCGCCCGTACTGGGAGGAGTACAAGAACGGCACCGAGAAGGCCATCGAGGGTCTGCAGGGTGTCAGTGAGTTCATCAAGCAGGTCGCCGACGCGTTCGTCGACACTGACGACCAGACGGCCGGCTCCATCGGCTGA
- a CDS encoding cobalamin-dependent protein (Presence of a B(12) (cobalamin)-binding domain implies dependence on cobalamin itself, in one of its several forms, or in some unusual lineages, dependence on a cobalamin-like analog.) encodes MHRRTVILGVAASDSHAVANQLIAHTLRARGFQVINLGTCTTVDEFAAAHRVHPDAEAVLIGSLNGHAYEDLLDLPEARARGLLDCPVLVGGNLSVGSRKQSADIERLYAIGVHRVLNDASELPAALDELAAPTPAPAATPAPAPTPAGAS; translated from the coding sequence ATGCACAGACGCACCGTGATCCTCGGCGTCGCCGCGAGCGACAGCCATGCCGTGGCCAACCAGCTCATCGCGCACACCCTGCGCGCCCGTGGATTCCAGGTGATCAACCTGGGCACCTGCACGACCGTCGACGAGTTCGCCGCCGCCCACCGCGTGCACCCCGACGCCGAGGCCGTCCTGATCGGCAGCCTCAACGGCCATGCGTACGAGGATCTGTTGGACCTCCCCGAGGCGCGCGCCCGGGGCCTGCTCGACTGTCCGGTCCTGGTGGGCGGCAACCTCTCCGTGGGCAGCCGCAAACAGTCCGCCGACATCGAGCGGCTCTACGCCATCGGGGTCCACCGCGTACTGAACGACGCGTCCGAACTGCCCGCCGCACTCGACGAATTGGCGGCCCCGACGCCGGCCCCGGCCGCGACTCCGGCTCCCGCCCCGACACCGGCGGGTGCCTCGTGA
- a CDS encoding methylaspartate mutase: MTTATELPTLHESVAYVGALGKATVADVLREARAAGRLALQPRCGVGSHPQMSTLLKDIERHAAPDVLSLTIDAHTRLGRFDHARSVLDRNPADLNGYPLVSHGWRRGRELNEAVRAPLEVRHGSPDARTLFRTAVAAGITSFEGGGISYNLPYSKDVPLERSLAAWREVDAACGELAELGLVVDRELFGTLTAVLMPPSVSLAVSVLEAVAAAREGVRCISVAYPQGGHAEQDVAALRAIPLLAARHLPAGVEVHAVLHEFMGVYPRERAHAEDLILYGALVARYGGATKLITKTYQEAYGIPDTRAIVDGLHLAARANSPLLAGWRLDEARIAEELAWLLAEVDALVAPVLDSRLGLHEAIAAAFADGTLDIPFSASRHARSAVIPGRARDGAIRILSTGALPLPRHLRDRNTDALRTRPTDLYEALTRDIDHFPRLFGEPNHRL, from the coding sequence GTGACGACCGCCACCGAACTCCCGACGCTCCACGAATCCGTCGCGTACGTCGGCGCGTTGGGGAAGGCCACCGTCGCCGACGTGCTGCGGGAGGCCAGGGCCGCCGGCCGCCTGGCCCTCCAGCCGCGCTGCGGGGTCGGCTCGCACCCCCAGATGTCCACGCTGCTCAAGGACATCGAGCGGCACGCCGCCCCCGACGTCCTGTCGCTCACCATCGACGCGCACACCCGCCTCGGCCGCTTCGACCACGCCCGGTCGGTCCTCGACCGCAACCCGGCCGACCTGAACGGCTATCCGCTGGTCTCGCACGGCTGGCGGCGCGGCCGCGAGCTCAACGAGGCGGTCCGCGCGCCCCTGGAGGTCCGGCACGGCTCCCCCGACGCCCGGACGCTGTTCCGCACGGCCGTCGCCGCCGGCATCACGTCCTTCGAGGGCGGCGGCATCTCGTACAACCTGCCGTACTCCAAGGACGTGCCGCTCGAACGGTCCCTGGCCGCGTGGCGCGAGGTCGACGCGGCCTGCGGCGAGCTGGCCGAGCTCGGCCTCGTCGTGGACCGTGAGCTGTTCGGCACGCTCACGGCCGTCCTGATGCCGCCCTCGGTCAGTCTCGCCGTCAGCGTCCTGGAGGCGGTCGCCGCCGCCCGCGAGGGGGTGCGCTGCATCTCGGTCGCCTACCCGCAGGGCGGGCACGCCGAGCAGGACGTGGCGGCGCTGCGGGCCATCCCGCTGCTCGCCGCCCGCCATCTGCCGGCCGGCGTCGAGGTCCACGCGGTGCTGCACGAGTTCATGGGCGTCTACCCGCGCGAGCGCGCGCACGCCGAGGACCTCATCCTCTACGGCGCGCTCGTCGCCCGGTACGGCGGCGCGACCAAGCTGATCACCAAGACGTACCAGGAGGCGTACGGCATCCCCGACACCCGCGCCATCGTCGACGGTCTGCACCTCGCCGCCCGCGCCAACTCGCCGCTGCTCGCGGGGTGGCGGCTCGACGAGGCGAGGATCGCCGAGGAACTGGCGTGGCTGCTCGCCGAGGTCGACGCGCTGGTGGCGCCGGTGCTCGACAGCCGCCTCGGCCTCCACGAGGCCATCGCCGCCGCCTTCGCCGACGGCACCCTGGACATCCCGTTCAGCGCCAGCCGGCATGCCCGCTCGGCGGTGATCCCGGGCCGTGCGCGGGACGGCGCGATCCGCATCCTGTCCACGGGCGCGCTGCCCCTGCCACGGCACCTGCGGGACCGGAACACCGACGCGCTGCGGACCCGGCCCACGGACCTGTACGAGGCCCTCACCAGGGACATCGACCATTTCCCGCGGCTGTTCGGGGAGCCGAACCACCGCCTGTGA